Proteins encoded by one window of Chryseobacterium sp. POL2:
- a CDS encoding HipA domain-containing protein, protein MGKKCLYCYQEVMGEEDFHPHCSQKFFGTTNPPILDYTLQEMEILAKQVIETSVAVPGVQPKLSMGFIKDVLKDANRGRLTVVGALGGNYILKPQNSTFSEMPENEHLTMKMAEICGITTVMSSLIRLKSGELSYITKRIDRDDNGNKIHMLDMFQILEAFDKYRGSVEKVGKAIKEHSANTLLDLMRFYEIVIFCYITGNNDMHLKNFSLILNGENWEISPAYDLLNVQLHLPEDKEESALTIGGKKKKLSKSDFINLGLKLGLNQKQVENTFKRFLKSEKKMLSLIHQSYLSKEHQEKYIKLLQNRLLIFQ, encoded by the coding sequence ATGGGTAAAAAATGTCTATATTGCTATCAAGAAGTAATGGGCGAAGAGGATTTTCATCCGCATTGCAGTCAGAAATTCTTTGGGACAACTAATCCTCCAATTTTAGATTATACGTTGCAGGAAATGGAAATTTTGGCAAAACAAGTCATTGAAACTTCCGTTGCAGTTCCAGGAGTTCAGCCAAAATTATCGATGGGCTTCATTAAAGATGTTCTAAAGGATGCAAACAGAGGTAGATTAACGGTTGTTGGTGCTTTGGGAGGTAACTATATTTTAAAACCGCAAAATTCCACTTTTTCGGAGATGCCCGAAAATGAACATCTGACGATGAAAATGGCTGAAATATGCGGTATTACTACCGTGATGTCCTCACTCATTCGTTTAAAATCTGGCGAATTATCCTACATTACAAAACGAATTGACAGAGACGATAATGGAAACAAAATTCATATGCTGGATATGTTTCAAATCTTAGAAGCATTTGATAAATATCGTGGTTCAGTAGAGAAGGTTGGAAAAGCGATTAAAGAGCATTCTGCAAACACTTTATTAGATTTAATGAGGTTTTATGAAATAGTAATTTTCTGTTACATTACAGGAAATAATGATATGCATCTCAAAAATTTTTCGCTCATATTAAATGGTGAAAATTGGGAAATATCTCCTGCTTACGATTTGCTCAACGTTCAACTTCATTTACCTGAAGATAAAGAAGAATCAGCATTAACTATTGGTGGAAAAAAGAAAAAACTTTCCAAAAGCGATTTTATTAATTTAGGATTAAAATTAGGATTAAACCAAAAACAAGTGGAGAATACTTTTAAACGTTTTCTAAAATCAGAGAAGAAAATGTTATCACTCATTCATCAATCCTATTTAAGTAAAGAACATCAAGAAAAATACATCAAACTGCTCCAAAATAGATTGCTAATCTTTCAATAA
- a CDS encoding HipA N-terminal domain-containing protein, whose translation MRQGKVFYQNHFAGVVTETNDGDYTFEYDNDYIQKFPYQFITFSMPVSEKLYRENRLFPFFEGLIPEGWLLEIASESWKINKNDRMGLLLACCKNCIGAVSVEPLIVKSDG comes from the coding sequence ATGAGACAGGGAAAAGTTTTTTATCAAAATCATTTTGCAGGAGTCGTTACGGAAACCAACGATGGAGATTACACCTTTGAATATGATAATGATTATATTCAAAAATTTCCGTATCAATTCATTACCTTTTCAATGCCTGTTTCCGAGAAATTATATAGAGAAAATAGGTTGTTCCCTTTTTTTGAAGGATTAATTCCAGAAGGTTGGCTTTTGGAAATTGCCTCCGAAAGTTGGAAAATCAACAAAAACGACAGAATGGGATTGCTTTTGGCGTGTTGCAAAAATTGCATTGGTGCAGTAAGTGTAGAACCTTTAATTGTGAAAAGTGATGGGTAA
- the rpsG gene encoding 30S ribosomal protein S7 → MRKTKAKKRPLLPDPKFNDQLVTRFVNNLMLDGKKSIAFKIFYDALDIVENKKGDNEKTSLEIWKDALTNVMPHVEVRSRRVGGANFQIPMPIRADRKISMAMKWLIKYSKARNDKSMAQKLAAEVIAAAKEEGAAYKKKTDTHKMAEANKAFSHFKF, encoded by the coding sequence ATGAGAAAGACAAAAGCGAAAAAAAGACCGTTGTTACCAGATCCGAAATTTAATGATCAATTGGTAACAAGATTCGTAAACAACCTAATGTTAGACGGTAAAAAATCTATCGCATTCAAAATTTTTTATGATGCGCTAGATATCGTTGAAAACAAAAAAGGAGATAACGAAAAAACATCACTAGAAATCTGGAAAGATGCATTAACTAACGTTATGCCACACGTAGAAGTACGTTCTAGAAGAGTTGGTGGTGCTAACTTCCAAATCCCAATGCCAATCAGAGCAGATAGAAAAATTTCTATGGCTATGAAATGGTTAATCAAGTACTCTAAAGCAAGAAACGATAAATCTATGGCTCAGAAATTAGCTGCAGAAGTTATTGCTGCTGCTAAAGAAGAAGGTGCTGCTTATAAAAAGAAAACAGATACTCACAAAATGGCAGAAGCTAACAAAGCTTTCTCTCACTTTAAATTTTAA
- a CDS encoding FMN-dependent NADH-azoreductase, producing the protein MNILRIDSSVRVQNSKSRELTDFFLKELSTKQNFNLKICDVGINPPAFPTDEFIKANYTLPENRTDEMKSILANSDALIDELFWADKIVIASPMYNFTISATLKAYIDNIVRIGRTFYINEKSEMQGLLNDKKLLVITSRGAMFYGKNENLESFDFQESYLKSVFLFMGISDSTFVNTEAQDFGTTEMKMINFEHSKNQLSELSKIW; encoded by the coding sequence ATGAATATTTTAAGAATCGATTCAAGCGTAAGAGTACAAAACTCGAAGTCAAGAGAATTGACGGATTTTTTTCTGAAAGAACTTTCAACAAAACAAAATTTTAACCTAAAAATCTGTGACGTAGGCATTAATCCACCAGCATTTCCAACCGATGAATTCATAAAAGCAAATTACACTTTGCCCGAAAACAGGACGGACGAAATGAAATCAATTTTAGCAAATTCAGATGCGTTGATTGATGAATTGTTTTGGGCGGATAAAATCGTGATTGCTTCGCCAATGTACAATTTTACCATTTCGGCAACATTAAAGGCGTATATCGATAATATCGTAAGAATTGGACGCACATTTTACATAAACGAAAAAAGTGAAATGCAAGGTTTACTCAACGATAAAAAACTATTGGTCATCACTTCCAGAGGTGCAATGTTTTACGGCAAAAATGAAAATTTGGAATCGTTCGATTTTCAAGAAAGCTATCTAAAATCGGTGTTTCTGTTTATGGGAATTTCCGATTCCACTTTTGTAAATACAGAAGCCCAAGACTTTGGAACTACCGAAATGAAAATGATTAACTTTGAACATTCTAAAAATCAATTATCCGAACTTTCTAAAATATGGTAG
- a CDS encoding DNA alkylation repair protein has protein sequence MVEPQILNRKGALKAENIPTEVLELLNSGKIETVNLTEWLAVNHIQLIKTNFSELGISNSVIEKVLGEIQKQKKSSTMNTIKVVGEMLYKELKDKKEFEKILDSLSNHPSDSIRCYAPYLISLNEKLEIQEKLNQAKPLIADTHFGVREIVWMALRLEIEKNLEVSIEFLTDWTKNEDENIRRFTTEATRPRGVWCKHIDQLKETPEIALPILENLKSDTSKYVQDSVGNWLNDASKSRPDFVIELCKKWQKESPTKETEKIIKRAKRTIEK, from the coding sequence ATGGTAGAACCGCAGATTTTAAACAGAAAAGGAGCTTTAAAGGCAGAGAATATTCCAACCGAAGTTTTGGAATTATTGAATAGCGGAAAAATAGAAACCGTGAATTTAACGGAATGGTTGGCTGTAAATCATATTCAACTCATCAAAACCAATTTTTCGGAATTGGGAATTTCAAATTCAGTCATAGAAAAGGTTTTGGGCGAAATCCAAAAGCAGAAAAAATCTTCCACAATGAACACCATAAAAGTTGTTGGCGAAATGCTTTACAAAGAATTGAAAGACAAAAAAGAGTTTGAAAAAATCTTAGATAGTTTAAGCAATCATCCGTCCGATTCTATTCGTTGTTATGCTCCGTATTTAATTTCGCTGAATGAAAAATTAGAAATTCAAGAAAAGCTAAACCAAGCAAAACCTTTGATTGCCGACACTCATTTTGGTGTTCGGGAAATAGTTTGGATGGCTTTACGCCTCGAAATTGAAAAAAATCTTGAAGTATCGATTGAGTTTCTAACAGATTGGACAAAAAATGAAGATGAAAATATCAGACGATTTACCACCGAAGCAACAAGACCAAGAGGCGTTTGGTGCAAACACATTGACCAACTGAAAGAAACACCTGAAATCGCTTTGCCCATTCTGGAAAACTTAAAATCCGACACTTCAAAATATGTTCAAGACAGCGTTGGGAATTGGCTCAATGATGCAAGTAAATCCCGACCCGATTTCGTAATTGAACTCTGCAAAAAATGGCAAAAAGAATCGCCCACAAAAGAAACCGAAAAAATAATTAAAAGGGCAAAAAGAACGATTGAGAAATAA
- the fusA gene encoding elongation factor G codes for MSRDLKLTRNIGIAAHIDAGKTTTTERILFYSGKNHKLGETHEGSATTDWMEQEAERGITITSAAVTVDWKFPTEQGKALPDAKDYHFNIIDTPGHVDFTVEVNRSLRVLDGLVFLFSAVDGVEPQSETNWRLADNYKVPRMGFVNKMDRQGADFLNVCKQVKEMLGSNAVPIVLPIGDESDFKGVVDLVKNRAIVWHDENHGSTFDIVEIPAEMVDEVRQYRGQLIEEIAAYDENLLEKFMEDENSITEEEIHVALRAATLDMSIIPMTCGSSFKNKGVQFMLDAVCRYLPAPTDKEAIDGTDPKTDLPVTRKPSVTEPFSALAFKIATDPFVGRLAFFRAYSGRLDAGSYVLNTRSNNRERISRIFQMHANKQEPIEYIEAGDIGAAVGFKDIKTGDTLCDEKNPIVLESMVFPDPVIGIAVEPKTKADQDKMGNALAKLAEEDPTFTVKTDEASGQTIISGMGELHLDIIVDRMRREFKVEVNQGQPQVEYKEALTATANHRETYKKQSGGRGKFADIVFTIGPAEEGKSGLEFVNEIKGGNIPKEFIPSVEKGFKEAMKNGPLAGFEVDAMKVVLKDGSFHAVDSDQLSFELAAKMGFKESGRAAKAVIMEPIMKLEVVTPEEYMGDIVGDLNRRRGTVNGMDDRNNAKVIKAFVPLSEMFGYVTTLRTLSSGRATSSMEFEKYEAAPNNVAEEVIAKAKG; via the coding sequence ATGAGTAGAGATCTTAAATTAACAAGAAATATTGGTATCGCAGCACACATCGATGCTGGTAAAACAACTACAACAGAACGTATTTTGTTCTATTCTGGTAAAAACCATAAGTTAGGAGAAACTCACGAAGGTTCTGCTACGACTGACTGGATGGAGCAAGAAGCTGAAAGAGGTATTACAATTACTTCTGCTGCTGTTACTGTAGATTGGAAATTCCCTACAGAGCAAGGGAAAGCCCTTCCAGATGCAAAAGATTATCATTTCAATATCATCGATACCCCAGGACACGTTGACTTCACAGTAGAGGTTAACCGTTCTTTAAGAGTTTTGGATGGTTTGGTATTCTTATTCTCTGCTGTAGATGGTGTTGAGCCTCAGTCTGAAACCAACTGGAGACTTGCTGATAACTACAAAGTTCCAAGAATGGGATTTGTAAACAAAATGGACAGACAAGGAGCTGATTTCCTTAATGTTTGTAAGCAAGTTAAAGAAATGTTAGGTTCTAATGCAGTGCCTATCGTTTTACCAATTGGTGACGAATCCGACTTTAAAGGTGTGGTAGATTTAGTGAAAAACAGAGCAATCGTTTGGCATGATGAAAACCACGGATCTACTTTTGATATTGTTGAAATCCCAGCTGAAATGGTTGACGAGGTAAGACAATACAGAGGTCAATTAATCGAAGAAATTGCTGCATACGACGAAAATCTTCTTGAGAAGTTTATGGAGGACGAAAACTCTATTACAGAAGAAGAAATTCATGTTGCATTAAGAGCTGCTACTTTGGATATGAGTATCATTCCAATGACTTGTGGTTCTTCATTCAAAAATAAAGGTGTTCAGTTTATGCTAGATGCTGTTTGTCGTTACTTACCTGCTCCAACAGATAAAGAAGCGATCGACGGTACAGATCCTAAGACTGATTTGCCAGTTACAAGAAAACCTTCAGTAACTGAACCATTCTCAGCTTTAGCATTTAAAATTGCAACTGACCCATTCGTAGGTAGATTAGCATTCTTCAGAGCTTATTCTGGTAGATTAGATGCTGGTTCTTACGTATTGAATACAAGATCAAATAACAGAGAGAGAATCTCTCGTATCTTCCAAATGCACGCTAACAAGCAAGAGCCTATCGAGTACATCGAGGCTGGAGATATTGGTGCTGCTGTAGGATTTAAAGATATCAAAACTGGAGATACATTATGTGATGAAAAGAACCCAATCGTTCTTGAATCTATGGTGTTCCCAGATCCAGTAATTGGTATCGCTGTTGAGCCTAAAACTAAGGCTGACCAAGATAAAATGGGTAACGCTTTAGCTAAATTGGCTGAAGAAGATCCTACTTTCACAGTGAAAACTGATGAAGCTTCTGGTCAAACAATTATCTCAGGTATGGGTGAGCTTCACTTAGATATCATCGTAGACCGTATGAGAAGAGAGTTTAAAGTAGAAGTTAACCAAGGTCAACCACAAGTAGAATACAAAGAAGCGCTTACAGCAACAGCTAATCACAGAGAAACTTATAAAAAGCAATCTGGTGGTAGAGGTAAGTTCGCAGATATCGTATTTACTATTGGTCCAGCAGAAGAAGGTAAATCTGGTCTTGAATTCGTAAACGAAATTAAAGGTGGTAACATTCCTAAAGAATTTATCCCTTCAGTTGAGAAAGGATTCAAAGAAGCTATGAAAAATGGTCCATTAGCAGGTTTCGAAGTTGATGCTATGAAAGTCGTTCTTAAAGACGGATCTTTCCACGCGGTTGACTCGGATCAGTTATCGTTTGAATTAGCTGCTAAGATGGGATTCAAAGAATCAGGAAGAGCTGCAAAAGCAGTTATCATGGAACCTATCATGAAGCTTGAAGTGGTAACACCTGAGGAATACATGGGAGACATCGTTGGTGACCTTAACAGAAGAAGAGGTACTGTAAACGGTATGGATGACAGAAATAACGCTAAAGTTATCAAAGCATTCGTTCCCCTTTCTGAAATGTTTGGTTATGTAACGACACTAAGAACATTATCTTCTGGTAGAGCTACATCTTCTATGGAATTCGAAAAGTACGAAGCTGCTCCTAATAACGTTGCTGAAGAAGTAATCGCTAAAGCTAAAGGTTAA
- a CDS encoding helix-turn-helix domain-containing protein, with protein sequence MYVNLANFIKTKRKEANLTQQEFAERAGVALTVVRKIEQGKENLSLSKVNQVLLMFGSKLVPANLKEIEK encoded by the coding sequence ATGTACGTTAACCTAGCCAATTTTATAAAGACAAAAAGGAAAGAAGCCAATCTTACCCAACAAGAATTTGCGGAAAGAGCTGGTGTTGCATTAACTGTGGTTCGGAAAATAGAACAGGGAAAAGAAAATCTCAGCTTGTCAAAAGTAAATCAGGTACTTCTGATGTTTGGGAGTAAACTTGTTCCTGCCAATTTAAAAGAAATTGAAAAATGA
- a CDS encoding ATP-binding protein has translation MRYFYEDLPELNVIAAGSLLEHTLKKTKNYPVGRINYLYLFPLNFQEYLEAQGKKNLLERFRNVPVDDIAHELLMKEFHTYCIIGGMPEIVVNYVAHKDLLFLPQIYESIWNTYKDDVIKYADSKSEENVMQHIVNTAASFVDQRIKFQNFGHSNYKSREVSEAFNNLDAAKVIQVIYPCTNVEPPILPDYKKSPRLQFLDTGILNFDQNIQADLLLMKDLNEAYKGATIPHIINQEVLSLNTTDYKKTNFWVRDKTQSSAEVDLLIAHGKFLIPIEIKSGKTGSLKSLHQFVNQAPHQFAVRMYGGKFNIEETVTPEGKPYLLMNLPYYLGTYLKQYINYFITKYNVE, from the coding sequence TTGCGGTATTTTTATGAGGACTTGCCAGAATTGAATGTCATTGCTGCGGGGTCTTTGCTGGAGCATACCTTAAAGAAAACTAAAAATTATCCAGTAGGTAGGATTAATTATCTGTATTTGTTTCCTTTAAATTTTCAGGAATATCTTGAAGCACAGGGGAAAAAGAATTTGTTAGAAAGATTTCGGAATGTTCCCGTTGACGACATTGCCCACGAACTTTTGATGAAAGAATTCCACACCTATTGTATTATTGGGGGAATGCCCGAAATTGTTGTCAACTATGTTGCTCATAAAGATTTATTATTCCTTCCACAGATTTATGAAAGTATTTGGAATACCTACAAAGATGATGTGATAAAATATGCAGATAGTAAATCGGAAGAAAATGTGATGCAACACATCGTAAATACCGCTGCATCATTTGTTGACCAACGGATTAAATTTCAAAATTTCGGACACTCTAATTATAAGTCGAGGGAAGTGAGCGAGGCATTCAATAATTTAGATGCCGCAAAGGTCATTCAGGTAATTTATCCTTGTACCAATGTAGAGCCGCCAATTCTTCCAGATTATAAAAAATCGCCACGATTACAATTTTTGGATACAGGAATTTTAAATTTTGATCAGAATATTCAAGCCGATTTGTTGCTAATGAAAGACCTTAACGAAGCATACAAAGGAGCGACTATCCCTCATATTATCAATCAGGAAGTTTTGTCTTTGAATACTACGGATTACAAAAAGACCAACTTTTGGGTTCGGGACAAAACGCAATCGTCAGCAGAGGTTGATTTGCTCATTGCTCACGGGAAATTCTTGATTCCTATTGAAATTAAATCGGGGAAAACGGGAAGTTTGAAATCCTTGCATCAATTTGTGAATCAAGCCCCTCATCAATTCGCAGTCAGAATGTATGGAGGGAAATTCAACATTGAAGAAACTGTTACACCAGAAGGGAAACCTTACTTGTTAATGAATTTGCCTTACTATTTAGGGACGTATTTAAAACAATATATCAATTACTTTATCACTAAATACAATGTCGAATAA
- a CDS encoding winged helix-turn-helix transcriptional regulator, with product MGIKVLTIEEKMCPLEKAVNAINGKWKISIVWQINEGKKRPSEFLRGIKNVDRRVLNQQLSEMVEDGLLTKTSFNELPPRVEYELSDLGNGLVKILWDLNEWGKSLDGSGG from the coding sequence ATGGGGATAAAGGTTTTAACGATAGAAGAAAAAATGTGTCCGTTGGAAAAAGCAGTAAACGCCATTAATGGAAAATGGAAAATCTCCATCGTTTGGCAAATCAACGAAGGAAAAAAACGACCAAGCGAGTTTTTGCGTGGCATAAAAAATGTTGACCGAAGAGTACTCAATCAACAACTTTCTGAAATGGTTGAAGATGGATTGCTTACCAAAACTTCTTTTAATGAGCTTCCTCCTCGTGTTGAATATGAGTTGTCGGATTTAGGAAATGGTTTGGTAAAAATTCTTTGGGATTTAAACGAATGGGGAAAATCTTTGGACGGTTCGGGCGGTTAA
- the rpsJ gene encoding 30S ribosomal protein S10, which translates to MSQRIRIKLKSYDYNLVDKSAEKIVKTVKATGAVVNGPIPLPTNKRIFTVLRSPHVNKKAREQFQLSAHKRLMDIYSSSSKTVDALMKLELPSGVDVEIKV; encoded by the coding sequence ATGTCACAAAGAATCAGAATAAAACTTAAGTCTTACGATTACAATTTAGTAGATAAATCTGCTGAGAAAATCGTAAAAACGGTAAAAGCAACTGGTGCTGTAGTTAACGGTCCAATCCCTTTACCAACTAACAAGAGAATCTTCACTGTGTTAAGATCTCCACACGTTAACAAAAAAGCTAGAGAACAGTTCCAATTATCAGCTCACAAGAGATTGATGGATATCTACTCTTCTTCTTCTAAAACTGTGGATGCGCTTATGAAGCTTGAGCTTCCTTCAGGTGTAGACGTAGAAATTAAAGTGTGA
- the rpsL gene encoding 30S ribosomal protein S12, whose translation MPTIQQLVRKGRATLAKKSKSAALDSCPQRRGVCTRVYTTTPKKPNSALRKVARVRLSNGKEVNAYIPGEGHNLQEHSIVLVRGGRVKDLPGVRYHIVRGALDTAGVNGRTQRRSKYGAKRPKPGQAPAATGKKK comes from the coding sequence ATGCCTACTATTCAACAATTAGTAAGAAAAGGAAGAGCCACGCTTGCCAAGAAGAGCAAATCGGCTGCCCTTGATTCTTGTCCACAAAGACGAGGAGTATGTACAAGAGTATATACTACTACACCTAAGAAACCTAACTCTGCACTTAGAAAAGTTGCAAGGGTAAGACTTTCTAACGGTAAGGAAGTTAACGCCTACATCCCGGGCGAAGGACATAATCTTCAAGAGCACTCGATAGTATTGGTAAGAGGCGGAAGGGTGAAAGACCTACCGGGAGTACGTTACCATATCGTAAGAGGTGCATTAGACACTGCAGGTGTTAATGGAAGAACACAAAGAAGATCTAAGTATGGAGCTAAGAGACCAAAACCAGGTCAAGCGCCAGCTGCAACAGGTAAGAAAAAATAA